The Corynebacterium tuberculostearicum genome window below encodes:
- a CDS encoding fluoride efflux transporter family protein has product MPQFLVVGAGAALGAVARYLLSAALGGGMLPLLVINILGSALMGYFRPGPFWGTGVLGGFTSFATFAFLTSEAHWTVALAYVLATIIGCVGGYLAGDKLR; this is encoded by the coding sequence ATGCCTCAGTTCCTCGTCGTGGGTGCTGGCGCTGCGCTCGGCGCGGTAGCCAGGTACCTCCTCTCCGCCGCGCTCGGCGGCGGCATGCTCCCGCTGCTCGTCATCAATATCCTCGGCAGTGCCCTCATGGGCTACTTCCGCCCCGGCCCCTTTTGGGGCACCGGCGTGCTCGGCGGTTTCACCAGCTTCGCCACCTTCGCTTTCCTGACCTCCGAGGCCCATTGGACCGTGGCCCTGGCCTATGTCCTTGCCACCATCATCGGCTGCGTGGGCGGCTACCTGGCAGGTGACAAGCTGCGATGA
- a CDS encoding IS3 family transposase (programmed frameshift), whose amino-acid sequence MSRYSEQFKRDAVALYENNEDLSLNSASAELGINRASLHSWIKKYGTGKRARTKSMRDKVQAANDSERIRQLEKENAKLREERDILRKAAKYFGRRDSLVIRFQFVYDHRTEFSVKRMCQVLKLNRSSFYKWVQTREERRLKTCSDALIGARIKTIFDDEYGLYGAKRIAASLKADTSFGPINHKKVARIMKSMGLKGFTKRRRCVTTRRKPGHRVMPDLVGRRFTADRPNHVYVGDITYLPCKGGKNMYLATVIDVYSRKLVGHALADHMRVSLVIEALSHARKVRGSLKGAIFHSDHGSVYTSQAFRNYCSSLGVRQSMGAVGTSADNALAESFNATLKREILRDRKVFDNPISCRQEVFRWCMRYNTRRRHSWCNLSAPDVFEAENSATLTRAA is encoded by the exons ATGTCCAGGTACTCCGAACAGTTCAAACGCGATGCCGTGGCCCTCTACGAAAACAATGAGGACCTCTCACTGAACTCAGCATCAGCAGAGCTCGGTATCAACCGTGCCTCGCTGCATTCTTGGATCAAGAAGTACGGCACCGGCAAACGTGCCCGCACAAAAAGCATGCGCGACAAGGTCCAAGCAGCGAATGATTCCGAACGGATCCGCCAGTTAGAAAAAGAGAACGCAAAGCTGCGCGAAGAACGTGACATCCTGCGCAAGGCCGCGAAATATTTTG GCCGAAGAGACTCACTGGTGATCCGCTTCCAGTTTGTCTATGACCACCGAACCGAATTCTCGGTTAAGCGGATGTGCCAGGTGTTAAAGCTCAATCGCTCCTCGTTCTACAAATGGGTGCAAACCCGCGAAGAACGCAGGTTAAAGACGTGTTCGGATGCTCTTATTGGTGCAAGAATCAAGACCATCTTCGATGATGAATACGGGCTTTATGGTGCTAAACGCATCGCTGCAAGCCTTAAAGCCGATACGAGCTTTGGCCCGATAAATCACAAGAAAGTCGCACGAATCATGAAATCCATGGGACTTAAAGGCTTTACCAAACGCCGCCGATGCGTCACTACCAGGCGTAAGCCTGGTCACCGCGTCATGCCAGATCTAGTAGGCCGCAGATTCACAGCTGACAGGCCAAACCACGTCTATGTAGGCGACATTACGTACCTGCCGTGTAAGGGCGGCAAGAACATGTACCTGGCCACGGTCATCGACGTCTACTCGCGCAAACTTGTCGGACATGCACTCGCCGATCACATGCGGGTATCACTGGTTATCGAAGCTTTGTCCCATGCCAGGAAAGTCCGCGGAAGCCTTAAAGGGGCAATTTTCCATTCTGATCACGGCAGCGTGTACACCTCACAAGCCTTTAGGAACTATTGCTCGTCGTTGGGTGTGCGCCAGTCTATGGGAGCGGTAGGAACGAGTGCTGATAACGCCCTAGCAGAATCGTTTAACGCCACGCTCAAGCGGGAAATCTTGCGTGACAGGAAAGTCTTTGACAATCCGATCTCCTGCCGCCAAGAAGTCTTCCGGTGGTGCATGCGCTACAACACACGCCGACGGCACTCCTGGTGCAATCTTTCAGCTCCTGACGTCTTTGAAGCCGAGAATTCAGCTACACTGACTAGAGCAGCATAG
- a CDS encoding MFS transporter: MNRLSFKSTFSLVFAAAVVSGLGDGLIPIAFALQAHRVDSSGRGLTVVLISLWAGRFVSSLVVRKLPPPHRPVTWMLGSDVVRMLAQWGLVAWVVTRGDSIAAFAFSSGAYGCASSFFGPARFSLLSQLFSGEQRTRVNGSLSMLGDVLFIAGPLIGTAAVLTLGFNTVLLIDGATFLVAMFFVLPFLSVRREPAVESSNGVSAESEPESAGSSTQNKTPSTPMLPSWVRVGLGTWLVAAVVNGFLGSAGPTWIMNTFDEKSWGFMATALAIGSLLGSAATILKALDRVRFSTLQMLMLILLAGQILALAFTPAFVLIAAVGAAASLLMTASGIAWDSLGQSLGDDGMVHQFATKDQLVFTAGTPLGMILFAALSAHPGVAAVALAAALVVAAAASSLPAARSPRTADMAEDAVSG, from the coding sequence ATGAATAGACTTTCTTTTAAATCTACGTTTTCGCTCGTCTTCGCAGCTGCTGTCGTTTCCGGGTTGGGTGACGGCCTCATTCCCATCGCTTTTGCGCTTCAGGCACACCGTGTAGATTCGTCGGGCCGCGGCTTGACGGTGGTGCTTATCTCATTGTGGGCGGGCCGCTTCGTTAGTTCTTTAGTAGTCCGAAAGCTGCCACCCCCTCACCGGCCAGTGACCTGGATGCTGGGTAGCGATGTCGTTCGGATGTTGGCGCAGTGGGGACTTGTAGCGTGGGTGGTTACTCGCGGCGATTCCATCGCTGCGTTCGCGTTCTCAAGTGGTGCGTACGGTTGTGCCTCATCATTCTTTGGGCCAGCAAGGTTTAGCCTTTTGTCCCAGCTGTTTTCCGGTGAGCAGCGCACCCGTGTCAATGGATCCCTGTCGATGCTCGGTGATGTGCTGTTTATCGCTGGCCCCCTCATCGGTACAGCGGCAGTGCTCACCTTGGGATTTAACACGGTATTGCTTATCGACGGCGCCACTTTCCTAGTGGCCATGTTCTTTGTTCTTCCGTTTCTCTCAGTGCGTAGAGAACCAGCAGTTGAAAGCTCCAATGGCGTATCTGCTGAATCAGAACCAGAAAGCGCAGGGTCTTCGACTCAGAATAAAACTCCTTCTACTCCAATGCTCCCTAGCTGGGTAAGGGTGGGACTCGGTACTTGGTTGGTCGCGGCAGTTGTCAATGGCTTCCTGGGAAGTGCAGGCCCTACGTGGATTATGAATACCTTCGACGAAAAGTCCTGGGGGTTTATGGCAACTGCTCTTGCGATTGGCTCGCTGCTTGGCTCAGCCGCAACAATTCTGAAGGCATTAGATCGGGTGCGTTTTAGCACCTTGCAAATGTTAATGTTGATACTTCTGGCTGGACAGATCCTGGCTTTGGCATTCACCCCTGCCTTCGTGCTCATCGCAGCAGTTGGTGCTGCCGCGTCCTTGCTAATGACAGCGTCAGGTATTGCGTGGGATTCTCTCGGGCAGTCTTTGGGAGATGATGGTATGGTGCACCAGTTCGCCACAAAGGATCAGCTCGTCTTTACCGCAGGTACCCCGCTTGGAATGATTCTTTTCGCGGCACTTTCTGCTCATCCTGGTGTTGCGGCGGTTGCCTTGGCAGCTGCGTTGGTAGTCGCAGCTGCTGCATCGTCCTTGCCTGCGGCGCGTTCGCCGCGTACAGCAGATATGGCTGAAGATGCTGTTTCTGGGTGA
- a CDS encoding HNH endonuclease signature motif containing protein, translating into MEDTHTSVAINTFTTNEKANLVFHPGAGWINLNHAPTDNTFIRRLLADEADSYTPTTDIRAYTQGRDATCRWPGCTVPATRCQLDHRIEYHLGGPTSPDNLVNLCQHHHNIKTDRRIHYILDPITGTIAWLHHDGTYQLDHPTGPLATHQTHWNHTWAQYLTQQQERTKRKAAKG; encoded by the coding sequence TTGGAAGACACCCACACCAGTGTTGCCATCAACACCTTCACCACAAACGAGAAAGCCAACCTCGTCTTCCACCCCGGTGCCGGATGGATAAACCTCAACCATGCCCCCACAGACAACACCTTCATCCGCCGACTCTTAGCCGACGAGGCAGACTCGTACACCCCCACCACCGACATCCGCGCCTACACCCAAGGCAGAGACGCTACCTGCCGCTGGCCCGGCTGTACCGTCCCCGCCACCCGGTGCCAACTCGACCACCGCATCGAATACCACCTCGGCGGGCCAACCAGCCCAGACAATTTAGTAAACCTCTGCCAACACCACCACAACATCAAAACCGACCGCAGAATCCATTACATCCTCGACCCGATTACCGGCACCATCGCCTGGCTCCACCACGATGGCACCTACCAACTAGACCACCCCACCGGACCACTAGCCACACACCAAACACACTGGAACCACACCTGGGCACAATACCTCACACAACAGCAAGAAAGAACAAAAAGGAAGGCCGCTAAAGGGTAG
- a CDS encoding IS3 family transposase (programmed frameshift) gives MFIVSQQRKKYTPEYRREAANLVIESERPIAHVAKEIGVSAGLLGRWVKLERERRGASDGMSEADLRAENARLRRELAEAKMDNEFLFKSDSLLRREATRAEKFELMQQEKANYSIKRMARLLKVSRSGYYKWADTQQKRLSGENDRAAFYDGVDRKIHQIWKDSDEVYGAPRITAELTERYQITLNRKTVAKRMRMMGIEGISPRAFVPVTTIQSKRKSALPDLVKRMFDTGELNRVWMSDITYLRTSEGWLYLCAVRDGHSRRVLGWAMDSVQDTCLVERALRMAHTLRGDVPNGLVFHADRGTQFTSEKLWEVCHNLGIAQSVGRTGVCFDNAMAESFWSTLKTEFYDRKRWPTRDAARKAVAYWMEVVYNRRRRHSALGMVSPVDFENHIGLTTSRKEIAA, from the exons ATGTTCATTGTGAGTCAACAGCGCAAGAAGTACACGCCGGAGTACCGGCGTGAAGCCGCGAACCTTGTAATCGAGTCAGAGCGCCCGATCGCTCATGTGGCTAAGGAGATTGGCGTCTCCGCCGGGCTTTTAGGCCGGTGGGTCAAACTCGAGCGTGAACGCCGAGGGGCCTCGGATGGGATGAGTGAGGCTGATCTTCGTGCTGAGAATGCTCGTCTGCGCCGTGAGTTGGCGGAAGCCAAGATGGATAATGAGTTCTTGT TCAAAAGCGACAGCCTTCTTCGCCGCGAAGCAACGCGAGCAGAAAAGTTCGAATTGATGCAGCAGGAGAAGGCAAACTACAGCATCAAACGCATGGCACGGCTATTAAAAGTGTCTCGGTCTGGATACTACAAATGGGCTGATACGCAGCAGAAGCGACTATCTGGCGAAAATGATCGTGCTGCATTTTACGATGGCGTTGACCGAAAGATTCATCAGATTTGGAAAGACTCCGATGAGGTTTATGGTGCTCCGCGGATCACCGCAGAACTTACCGAGCGCTACCAGATCACCCTGAATCGCAAGACTGTGGCTAAGCGGATGCGCATGATGGGCATTGAAGGGATTTCACCGCGTGCCTTTGTCCCGGTGACAACGATTCAATCCAAGCGTAAGTCAGCTCTTCCTGACCTGGTCAAGCGCATGTTTGATACTGGTGAGCTCAACCGAGTGTGGATGTCGGATATTACCTACCTACGCACCAGCGAGGGATGGTTGTACTTGTGTGCGGTCCGCGACGGCCATTCCCGCAGGGTGCTGGGATGGGCAATGGATAGCGTTCAAGATACATGCCTGGTCGAACGGGCCCTGCGGATGGCACATACACTGCGCGGTGACGTTCCTAATGGGCTGGTGTTCCACGCTGACCGCGGAACGCAATTTACCAGCGAGAAGCTCTGGGAAGTCTGCCATAACCTGGGCATTGCTCAGTCTGTGGGGCGTACTGGTGTGTGCTTTGATAACGCGATGGCTGAGTCGTTCTGGTCGACGCTTAAAACCGAGTTCTACGACCGTAAGCGTTGGCCTACCCGCGATGCTGCGCGCAAGGCCGTTGCCTACTGGATGGAAGTCGTTTACAACCGTCGGCGCCGGCACTCTGCACTAGGGATGGTCAGCCCCGTCGACTTCGAAAACCACATTGGTCTAACCACCAGTAGAAAAGAAATAGCTGCCTAA
- a CDS encoding ABC transporter permease, whose product MARGNAMRRVSLRNIVAHKLRLGLTILAVVLGTAFIAGSFMFTNSLKSTFDSAVDNQFRGVDAVVSQKDDNGAKLDDKLRQKLADDKDVKNINIADSETVVVADENSEAYQTQGGTASVVPFYPEDKVVGGADELKEGEEPSGKEEVLINSSAADKYDISVGQKLTVVHPDEQDTVTVSGISEPAVDQGESIVLSMAEKDYLERYGEPSQLKVSAADGVDANALVDHLNEKYEVEAESGERLAEETSEMMSSALKFINYFLIAFGLIALLVGTFIIANTFSMIVAQRTKEFALLRALGASRRQITNSVVVESAIVGVLGSIVGVVAGMGLVAIIKAVMSAQGMPLDGGLGLSVSAIVVPIILGTIVTVVSAWAPARRAGRVQPVEAMRTTESASGNSLKVRTIFGAIILLVGIVAALAGVLSDAETNVRAILVGFGAFGVIVGFFLAGPALSLPLVPTVGKAIGAPFGAIGSLAATNSRRNPRRTAATAFALTLGVALVTAIGMLGATMKSSVADTVEQNITSDYLLSGPSSGEFPTPKDTGKRAAEAEGVDKVITVGMAPVAVDGQASMDYGPEFQQTMTADGDPSSMIALDMVEGDANLEKGFIATEDFAKEHGWKVGETYKVTSAEKDKKAEAKLVGTFKPTDVVQNMVLSQDVAEKVAPEKSFTVQMVGVLGQEGYDKEELRHNLEDSVKDLVVVQVNSGEEYAGQAAGFIDQMLSILYGLLALAVIIAVLGIVNTLTLGVIERRQEIGMLRAVGTQRRQIRTMITLESVQIALFGAVMGILIGLGLGWSFIKILGDEGLDSAQIPWAMVLIMLVGSAIVGIIAAVWPSNRAAKTPPLEAIAD is encoded by the coding sequence ATGGCACGCGGAAACGCAATGCGCAGAGTGTCTCTGCGTAATATTGTGGCGCATAAATTGCGCCTTGGGCTGACGATTCTCGCGGTGGTTTTGGGCACCGCGTTTATCGCCGGCTCGTTCATGTTCACCAATTCGCTAAAGTCTACGTTTGACTCCGCCGTGGACAATCAGTTCCGCGGCGTGGATGCAGTGGTGAGCCAAAAGGACGACAATGGCGCGAAACTGGATGACAAACTGCGCCAGAAGTTGGCTGACGATAAGGATGTCAAGAACATCAATATCGCGGATTCGGAGACCGTTGTCGTGGCCGATGAGAACTCGGAGGCCTATCAAACCCAGGGCGGCACGGCCAGTGTTGTCCCGTTCTACCCGGAAGACAAGGTCGTTGGTGGCGCCGATGAGCTGAAGGAGGGCGAGGAGCCTAGCGGTAAGGAAGAGGTCCTCATCAACTCTTCCGCGGCCGACAAGTACGACATTTCCGTGGGTCAGAAGCTGACTGTGGTTCACCCCGATGAGCAGGATACGGTTACCGTTTCTGGCATCTCGGAGCCTGCGGTCGACCAGGGCGAGAGCATCGTTCTCAGCATGGCTGAAAAGGATTACCTGGAGCGCTACGGTGAGCCGAGCCAGCTCAAGGTCTCGGCAGCCGATGGAGTGGATGCGAATGCCTTGGTGGATCACCTGAATGAGAAGTATGAAGTCGAAGCGGAGTCGGGTGAGCGCCTGGCTGAGGAGACCTCGGAGATGATGTCCTCTGCCTTGAAGTTCATCAATTACTTCCTCATCGCCTTCGGCCTGATTGCGCTGTTGGTGGGCACCTTCATCATTGCTAATACTTTCTCGATGATTGTCGCGCAGCGCACCAAGGAGTTCGCTCTCTTACGTGCGCTGGGTGCTTCCCGTCGCCAGATCACAAACTCGGTGGTGGTGGAGTCCGCCATTGTTGGTGTTCTGGGGTCCATTGTCGGCGTGGTTGCCGGTATGGGTTTGGTCGCAATCATTAAGGCAGTAATGAGCGCGCAGGGAATGCCGCTCGATGGCGGCTTGGGCCTGAGCGTTTCGGCCATCGTAGTTCCAATCATTTTGGGCACTATCGTGACGGTTGTATCCGCGTGGGCTCCGGCACGGCGCGCGGGCCGGGTGCAGCCGGTGGAGGCAATGCGCACTACCGAATCTGCTTCCGGAAACTCCCTGAAGGTACGCACGATTTTCGGTGCCATTATCTTGCTGGTGGGCATTGTTGCGGCGTTGGCAGGCGTGCTTTCCGACGCCGAGACGAACGTTCGCGCCATCCTCGTCGGCTTCGGCGCATTCGGCGTCATCGTGGGATTCTTCCTGGCCGGCCCTGCTTTGTCGCTGCCTTTGGTGCCGACGGTGGGCAAGGCAATCGGGGCACCGTTTGGCGCTATTGGTTCACTGGCGGCGACCAACTCGCGTCGCAATCCGCGCCGTACGGCAGCCACCGCATTTGCGCTGACCTTGGGCGTGGCCCTAGTGACCGCCATTGGCATGCTTGGCGCAACTATGAAGTCTTCTGTGGCCGATACCGTGGAGCAGAACATCACTTCTGATTACCTGCTTTCCGGTCCTAGCTCCGGTGAATTCCCGACGCCGAAGGATACGGGTAAGCGCGCGGCGGAGGCCGAGGGCGTCGATAAGGTGATTACCGTCGGTATGGCTCCGGTAGCCGTCGATGGTCAGGCATCGATGGATTATGGTCCAGAATTCCAACAAACGATGACTGCGGATGGAGATCCGTCGTCGATGATTGCGCTCGACATGGTCGAGGGCGATGCCAACTTGGAGAAGGGCTTCATTGCTACCGAAGACTTTGCCAAGGAACACGGCTGGAAGGTAGGAGAGACCTACAAGGTTACTTCTGCGGAAAAGGACAAGAAGGCCGAGGCCAAGCTGGTCGGTACCTTTAAGCCCACCGATGTGGTCCAGAATATGGTGCTCTCGCAAGACGTGGCTGAAAAGGTCGCTCCCGAGAAGTCCTTTACCGTCCAAATGGTGGGCGTCTTGGGCCAGGAAGGCTATGACAAGGAAGAGCTGCGCCACAACCTAGAGGATTCGGTCAAGGATTTGGTCGTGGTTCAGGTCAATTCCGGTGAGGAGTATGCGGGCCAAGCGGCCGGCTTCATCGACCAGATGCTTTCCATCCTTTATGGTCTGCTCGCCCTTGCCGTCATCATTGCGGTGCTGGGCATTGTCAATACCTTGACCTTGGGCGTAATCGAGCGCCGCCAGGAGATCGGTATGTTGCGGGCCGTGGGCACGCAACGCCGCCAGATCCGCACGATGATTACCCTGGAGTCCGTGCAGATCGCGCTCTTTGGCGCGGTGATGGGCATCCTCATTGGTCTCGGCTTGGGCTGGTCCTTTATCAAGATCCTCGGTGATGAGGGATTGGATTCCGCGCAGATTCCGTGGGCGATGGTGCTCATTATGCTCGTAGGCTCGGCCATCGTCGGCATTATCGCGGCCGTCTGGCCGTCGAACCGCGCGGCAAAGACGCCGCCATTGGAGGCAATCGCAGACTAG
- a CDS encoding ABC transporter ATP-binding protein encodes MNDAAARAVDLFKQYGSDDTAVVALDHVSIEFGKNEFTAIMGPSGSGKSTLMHTMAGLDSATSGSAFIGDTDMSALNDKNITALRRDRLGFIFQSFNLVPTLTAAENITLPTDIAGKGVDKQWFEEVTSRLGLAERLEHRPAELSGGQQQRVACARALVSRPEIIFGDEPTGNLDSNSSAEVLDILRTAVDKDDQTVVIVTHDAKAASYADRVVFLADGKLVNELHNPTMEAIHQVMAEIEG; translated from the coding sequence ATGAATGATGCTGCGGCTCGCGCCGTTGACTTGTTTAAGCAATACGGAAGCGATGACACAGCTGTCGTCGCTCTTGATCATGTATCCATTGAATTCGGCAAGAACGAATTCACGGCGATCATGGGCCCATCGGGTTCCGGTAAGTCGACGCTGATGCACACCATGGCTGGTCTCGATTCAGCGACCTCCGGATCAGCATTTATCGGTGATACCGATATGTCGGCGCTCAATGACAAAAACATTACGGCCTTGCGTCGTGACCGGCTGGGCTTTATTTTCCAGTCCTTTAACCTTGTGCCCACGCTGACTGCGGCGGAAAACATTACGCTGCCTACGGATATTGCGGGTAAGGGCGTCGATAAGCAGTGGTTTGAGGAGGTCACTAGCCGCCTCGGCCTAGCAGAGCGCCTGGAACACCGCCCAGCTGAATTGTCTGGTGGACAGCAGCAGCGCGTGGCCTGTGCTCGTGCATTGGTTTCTCGGCCGGAAATCATCTTCGGCGATGAGCCAACGGGCAACCTGGATTCGAATTCTTCGGCCGAGGTGCTCGACATTTTGCGAACCGCGGTGGATAAGGACGACCAAACAGTGGTCATCGTGACACACGATGCCAAGGCCGCCTCGTATGCGGACCGGGTGGTTTTCCTTGCTGACGGCAAGCTTGTGAATGAGTTGCACAATCCGACGATGGAGGCCATTCACCAGGTAATGGCGGAGATTGAGGGCTAA
- a CDS encoding fluoride efflux transporter FluC has translation MNLLCVLLGGFIGGSLRYGFTRLIPAPYCTFVANILGSLALGLAYGFTQLADVPLLHPFLALGLAGGLSTWSTLAKELGEMTKRKQWWRLCKYLFWTIGLGIVLAWRGTIWAARIYHGI, from the coding sequence ATGAATCTTCTCTGCGTCCTTCTCGGCGGCTTCATCGGCGGCAGCCTGCGCTATGGCTTTACCCGGCTTATCCCCGCCCCCTACTGCACCTTCGTGGCGAATATTTTGGGTTCCCTAGCCCTTGGCCTGGCCTATGGTTTCACCCAGCTTGCCGACGTCCCCCTTCTCCACCCCTTCCTCGCCCTCGGCCTCGCCGGTGGCCTATCTACCTGGTCCACATTGGCGAAGGAACTGGGCGAGATGACCAAACGCAAGCAGTGGTGGCGACTGTGTAAGTACCTCTTCTGGACCATTGGCCTCGGCATCGTTCTAGCCTGGCGCGGCACCATCTGGGCGGCCCGCATTTATCACGGCATATAA